The Aedes aegypti strain LVP_AGWG chromosome 3, AaegL5.0 Primary Assembly, whole genome shotgun sequence genome contains a region encoding:
- the LOC5576100 gene encoding 26S proteasome non-ATPase regulatory subunit 8, with the protein MDNVVALYKQLRTEWTKTPVNMKLCGSLLDKLKIALVELSYLPTGDSPATQQELVIARDVLEIAVEYSVATKNIPAFERYISQLKCYYYDYKNQLGESKNKYQLLGMNLLFLLSQNRVAEFHTELELLPADIIQSNEYIRHPLALEQYLMEGRYNKIFQAKGNAPSERYNFFTDILLQTVRDEIGACLESSYERVSLQEAAKRLNLKTKDEVKEFAEKKGWKLGSDGFYHFISELVKPKDPMPSQELAEQAIFYARELEMIV; encoded by the exons ATGGATAACGTGGTTGCCCTGTACAAGCAGTTGCGTACCGAGTGGACTAAAACTCCCGTGAACATGAAGCTGTGCGGATCGCTGCTGGACAAATTGAAG ATTGCTCTGGTTGAACTATCCTATTTACCCACCGGTGATAGTCCGGCAACGCAACAAGAACTGGTGATTGCCCGGGATGTCCTTGAAATCGCCGTCGAATACAGTGTGGCCACGAAAAATATTCCGGCCTTCGAGCGATATATTTCACAGCTGAAATGCTACTATTACGATTACAA GAACCAACTAGGGGAATCGAAGAACAAATACCAGCTGCTAGGCATGAATCTGCTGTTCCTGTTGTCACAGAATCGCGTAGCCGAATTTCATACGGAACTGGAGCTCCTCCCGGCGGACATCATCCAATCCAATGAATACATTCGCCACCCACTGGCTTTGGAGCAGTACCTGATGGAGGGACGCTATAACAAAATCTTCCAAGCGAAGGGCAATGCCCCTTCTGAGCGGTACAACTTCTTCACCGACATTCTGCTGCAAACGGTTCGCGACGAAATCGGTGCCTGTCTGGAGAGCTCCTACGAGAGGGTTTCGCTTCAGGAGGCAGCCAAGAGGTTGAATCTTAAAACCAAGGATGAGGTTAAAGAGTTTGCTGAGAAGAAAGGCTGGAAGCTCGGTTCGGATGGGTTCTATCACTTCATCAGCGAGCTGGTGAAGCCGAAAGACCCGATGCCATCGCAGGAGCTGGCCGAACAGGCAATTTTCTACGCCCGGGAACTTGAAATGATCGTTTAA
- the LOC5576096 gene encoding DNA repair protein XRCC1 encodes MPNVVFKSVESFSSEDPNFPASNLLAKEVRKWKCRDAGEKNAFIILRLEKPMTINGIDVGNEHSAFVEVLVARSGPTNPEFKEILLTSSFMTPIESRNSTNINRVRCFTQDALIEAVARGQWDLIKIICTQPFNSRVQYGLSFVTLHCPTVEKKHDEEPHLPAKKSLVPDKFKRQIKEATEKQEEPKIMKLGRFNIREESPDSDEGNNSASALFARWKENRNGTEGSPKKVNSPSNVVSTAAAIRNASTPAAVKNRQSTPVVSKKPVAITPKTKPRLFDDDDDDEEVAKKPLNRNRDSLLYDKDDDKPNEKLEKKMAEDRARVQREKDVKDKDKRDRSLAEKKPKAAHDTSAAKFKDFLFEDPSTAGKGESPVRTSSSQEKRRRSRSPPTAEKPKHKRQDQHDESKSEDKKKRPSDSPARKADPSIKERTDSSKKQAKHHLSADEEEGDRRKPPTYKPFNKLLEHVVLVISGIQNPDRANLRNQALAMGAKYKSDWDSSCTHLICAFKNTPKYNQVHGKGKIVKKDWIERCHALRKRLSWRKFALDLNDAEQTDSEGEIVDIAKKPSGSSPSKRAAERPSSKTEEQVRETDEEALAHYDLDDVVMVEERIEDTVEVSGSDTEEEIERVKQMQKKTAEQPNAMYDKSTEDEGNQSMADAFAPLDFFKGKAFFIDSDVGAVDIIKLERYIKLYKGSITKHASEADYVVTRNRKPMGDSFKGEIIKPLWVYECHDMECLIPTQRYQP; translated from the exons ATGCCGAATGTTGTGTTTAAATCTGTGGAAAGCTTCAGCAGTGAAGATCCG AACTTCCCCGCTTCCAACCTGTTGGCCAAGGAAGTGCGCAAATGGAAGTGTCGCGACGCAGGGGAAAAGAATGCTTTCATTATTCTGCGTCTGGAAAAGCCGATGACCATTAACGGCATCGACGTGGGAAACGAACATTCAGCTTTCGTTGAAGTCCTAGTGGCGCGAAGTGGTCCAACAAATCCCGAATTCAAGGAAATCCTGTTGACATCTTCGTTCATGACTCCCATCGAGAGCAGGAACTCAACCAATATCAACAGGGTGAGGTGTTTTACCCAGGATGCGCTGATTGAAGCGGTGGCTCGAGGTCAGTGGGACTTGATTAAAATTATCTGCACTCAACCGTTCAACAGCCGGGTTCAATACGGACTTTCCTTCGTGACACTTCATTGTCCTACTGTAGAAAAGAAGCACGATGAAGAACCTCACCTACCTGCGAAGAAGTCACTAGTTCCGGATAAGTTTAAGAGGCAGATTAAGGAAGCGACCGAGAAACAAGAAGAGCCCAAAATAATGAAACTCGGAAGGTTTAACATCCGGGAAGAATCTCCCGATTCTGACGAAGGGAATAATTCTGCCTCGGCGCTTTTTGCTCGCTGGAAGGAAAATCGGAATGGAACTGAGGGAAGTCCGAAAAAGGTTAACAGTCCATCGAATGTAGTTTCGACGGCCGCTGCTATTCGAAATGCCTCCACGCCGGCTGCAGTCAAGAATCGACAGTCTACTCCGGTGGTCAGCAAGAAACCCGTGGCAATAACGCCCAAGACCAAGCCTCGGTTgtttgacgacgacgacgatgatgaagAAGTGGCAAAGAAGCCCCTGAATCGGAATCGAGATTCGCTTCTCTACGATAAAGACGATGACAAACCTAACGAAAAACTGGAGAAAAAAATGGCTGAAGATCGCGCCAGAGTTCAACGGGAAAAAGATGTTAAAGACAAAGATAAGCGAGATCGTTCTTTGGCGGAAAAGAAACCCAAGGCGGCTCACGATACATCTGCAGCGAAGTTTAAAGACTTTTTGTTCGAAGACCCTTCAACTGCAGGTAAGGGCGAGAGTCCCGTAAGGACGAGCTCATCTCAGGAAAAAAGACGTCGATCTCGATCTCCTCCAACCGCGGAGAAACCGAAACACAAACGACAAGATCAGCATGATGAATCAAAGTCTGAGGACAAGAAAAAACGTCCCTCGGATTCTCCGGCTAGGAAAGCTGACCCAAGTATTAAGGAAAGAACTGATAGTAGTAAGAAACAAGCGAAACACCATTTGTCGGCTGATGAAGAGGAGGGTGATAGGCGAAAACCGCCGACTTACAAACCGTTTAACAAGCTGCTGGAGCACGTGGTGCTCGTCATCAGCGGGATACAAAATCCGGACAGGGCGAATCTCCGAAACCAAGCGCTGGCCATGGGAGCGAAGTACAAGTCGGACTGGGACTCGAGCTGTACGCATCTCAT ATGCGCCTTCAAGAACACGCCCAAGTACAACCAGGTGCACGGCAAGGGGAAGATAGTGAAAAAGGATTGGATCGAGCGATGTCACGCCCTCCGGAAACGTTTATCGTGGCGAAAGTTTGCCCTGGACTTGAATGACGCCGAGCAAACGGATTCCGAGGGGGAGATCGTTGACATAGCTAAGAAACCAAGTGGATCATCGCCCAGCAAACGAGCAGCCGAAAGGCCCAGCAGCAAAACCGAAGAACAAGTGAGAGAAACGGACGAGGAAGCTCTGGCCCATTACGATCTGGATGACGTAGTGATGGTCGAGGAGAGGATCGAGGACACGGTTGAGGTTTCCGGATCAGATACGGAAGAGGAGATTGAACGAGTGAAGCAAATGCAAAAGAAGACTGCGGAGCAACCTAATGCCATGTATGACAAGAGCACGGAGGACGAAGGAAACCAAAGTATGGCCGACGCTTTTGCCCCGTTGGACTTTTTCAAGGGCAAAGCGTTCTTCATTGACTCCGATGTTGGAGCCGTGGATATAATAAAGTTGGAGCGATATATAAAATTGTATAAAGG ATCTATTACCAAACACGCATCGGAAGCAGATTACGTAGTGACGCGTAACCGCAAGCCTATGGGTGACAGTTTCAAAGGTGAAATAATCAAACCACTCTGGGTGTACGAATGCCACGATATGGAATGTCTCATACCGACTCAGCGATACCAGCCTTAA